A genomic window from Streptomyces sp. WMMC940 includes:
- a CDS encoding transglycosylase domain-containing protein: MSHEPQQRRDPGDPTAVGRPVPGASPEGVGEGRDGGTGREGPDVRADREGGQDGAEPPAADARRGRSRTRPRRTGLRRAVPTWRTVLGGCLLFALLLIGGFVTGYLLVGIPPANSAATAQSNVYLYKDGTQIARDGEVNRQSVRLSQVPLSVQRAVLAAEDRDFYSERAVDPQAMVRAAWNTVTGKGKQSGSTITQQYVKNYYLGQERTITRKVKEFFIAIKLDREESKADILEGYLNTSYFGRNAYGIQAAAHAYYGKDIGAVDTAEGAYLASLLNAPSAYDVAAHPENRPRVLARWNYTLDGMVTEKWLPLSDRATMIFPMPQTAGPATGLSGQRGYVVQAVEDWITGNGIVDEKTLARGGYRITTTLERKKQDAFVAAVDRHVMSRRDPGRAADRNVRVGGASIDPASGKVVAMYGGIDYTKQYVNNATRRDYQVGSTFKPFVLAAAVENGSMTQDGRRITPDTLYDGTDRRQVQGRHGPTGYAPENEDNVSYGPLSLRMATDHSVNSVYAQLAQDVGPRRVRDTAIALGVPETTPDLTATPSIALGVATASVLDMAEAYATLANHGRHGTYTLVERVTKDGVELDLPTAPARQAISREAADTTTSVLMGVVRQGSGTAALSSGRPAAGKTGTAEGDRAAWFAGYTPDLATVVAVMGQDPDTGAQKSLYGALGLPRINGGGAPAAIWGEFTAAALAGREAVDFDLTVAEGAEEEFFPFDEPGLPGDDPFGPVGNEDRTDDRRSATGTPPPADWPDTGDAADGVIPRDGGTPPAGGTTGGRPPTAGRGTGGPATGGPGGGIGQGGGGQGGAGRGTTGGGGDGGGPQGTGGTEGWGLFPDRP, from the coding sequence ATGAGTCACGAGCCACAGCAGCGGCGGGACCCGGGGGATCCGACCGCCGTCGGCCGCCCGGTGCCCGGCGCGTCGCCCGAAGGGGTCGGGGAGGGACGGGACGGCGGGACCGGCCGGGAGGGCCCGGACGTGCGCGCGGACCGGGAGGGCGGGCAGGACGGCGCGGAGCCGCCGGCCGCCGACGCCCGTCGGGGCCGCAGCCGGACCCGCCCCCGGCGCACCGGTCTGCGGCGTGCCGTCCCCACCTGGCGGACGGTCCTCGGCGGGTGCCTGCTCTTCGCGCTCCTGCTCATCGGTGGTTTCGTCACCGGCTACCTGCTGGTCGGTATCCCGCCGGCCAATTCCGCGGCCACGGCACAGTCGAACGTGTACCTCTACAAGGACGGCACGCAGATCGCCCGCGACGGCGAGGTCAACCGGCAGAGCGTCCGGCTCTCCCAGGTCCCCCTCTCCGTTCAGCGCGCGGTGCTCGCCGCCGAGGATCGCGACTTCTACTCCGAACGGGCAGTCGACCCCCAGGCGATGGTCCGTGCCGCGTGGAACACCGTCACCGGCAAGGGGAAGCAGTCCGGCTCCACCATCACCCAGCAGTACGTCAAGAACTACTACCTGGGCCAGGAGCGGACGATCACCCGCAAGGTGAAGGAGTTCTTCATCGCGATCAAGCTCGACCGGGAGGAGAGCAAGGCCGACATCCTGGAGGGCTACCTCAACACCAGCTACTTCGGCCGCAACGCGTACGGCATCCAGGCCGCCGCCCACGCCTACTACGGCAAGGACATCGGTGCTGTCGACACCGCCGAGGGCGCCTACCTCGCCTCGCTGCTCAACGCGCCCAGCGCGTACGACGTGGCCGCCCATCCCGAGAACCGGCCCCGGGTGCTGGCCCGCTGGAACTACACGCTCGACGGCATGGTGACGGAGAAATGGCTGCCCCTCTCCGACCGGGCCACCATGATCTTCCCGATGCCGCAGACGGCGGGCCCCGCCACGGGGCTCTCCGGACAGCGCGGCTATGTCGTCCAGGCCGTCGAGGACTGGATCACCGGCAACGGGATCGTCGACGAGAAGACCCTGGCGCGCGGCGGCTACCGCATCACCACCACCCTGGAGCGGAAGAAGCAGGACGCCTTCGTCGCCGCCGTCGACCGGCACGTGATGTCCCGGCGCGATCCCGGCCGTGCCGCCGACCGCAACGTCCGCGTCGGCGGGGCGTCGATCGACCCCGCGAGCGGCAAGGTCGTCGCCATGTACGGCGGCATCGACTACACCAAGCAGTACGTCAACAACGCCACCCGCCGCGACTACCAGGTCGGTTCGACGTTCAAGCCGTTCGTCCTCGCCGCGGCCGTCGAGAACGGCTCCATGACCCAGGACGGTCGGCGGATCACCCCCGACACGCTCTACGACGGCACGGACCGGCGCCAGGTGCAGGGCCGCCACGGCCCGACCGGCTACGCGCCGGAGAACGAGGACAACGTCTCCTACGGCCCGCTGAGCCTGCGGATGGCCACGGACCACTCGGTCAACTCGGTGTACGCGCAGCTCGCCCAGGACGTCGGACCGCGCAGGGTGCGGGACACCGCCATCGCCCTCGGCGTCCCGGAGACCACCCCGGACCTGACCGCGACCCCGTCCATCGCGCTCGGTGTGGCCACCGCGAGCGTCCTGGACATGGCCGAGGCGTACGCGACGCTCGCCAACCACGGCCGGCACGGCACGTACACGCTGGTCGAGCGCGTCACGAAGGACGGCGTGGAACTGGACCTGCCCACCGCGCCGGCCAGACAGGCCATCAGCCGCGAGGCGGCGGACACCACGACGTCCGTGCTGATGGGCGTGGTGCGGCAGGGGTCGGGCACGGCGGCGCTGTCCTCCGGACGGCCCGCGGCGGGCAAGACGGGCACGGCGGAGGGCGACAGGGCCGCCTGGTTCGCCGGCTACACCCCCGATCTGGCGACCGTCGTCGCCGTCATGGGCCAGGATCCCGACACCGGTGCCCAGAAGTCGCTCTACGGGGCGCTGGGCCTGCCGCGGATCAACGGCGGCGGGGCGCCCGCGGCGATCTGGGGCGAGTTCACGGCGGCCGCGCTGGCCGGCCGCGAGGCGGTGGACTTCGACCTCACGGTCGCCGAGGGCGCGGAGGAGGAGTTCTTCCCGTTCGACGAACCGGGCCTGCCCGGCGACGACCCCTTCGGGCCGGTCGGGAACGAGGACCGCACCGACGACCGCCGGTCCGCCACCGGCACGCCGCCCCCGGCGGACTGGCCGGACACCGGCGATGCCGCGGACGGCGTGATCCCGCGCGACGGCGGCACTCCGCCGGCGGGCGGAACCACGGGCGGCCGCCCGCCCACGGCGGGCCGGGGCACCGGCGGCCCGGCGACCGGTGGGCCTGGCGGCGGCATCGGCCAGGGCGGCGGGGGGCAGGGCGGGGCCGGCCGGGGCACCACCGGCGGCGGGGGCGACGGCGGCGGCCCGCAGGGGACGGGCGGCACCGAGGGCTGGGGCCTGTTCCCCGACCGGCCGTGA
- a CDS encoding DMT family transporter: protein MAWVLLFLAGLLEVGWSIGMKFTEGFTRLWPSVFTAAGIVASMLLLSHAARTLPIGTAYGVWVGTGAAGAAIVGMAVLGEPATAARIFFVVLLLVAVVGLKATSGH, encoded by the coding sequence ATGGCCTGGGTCCTGCTCTTTCTCGCCGGCCTCCTCGAGGTCGGCTGGTCGATCGGCATGAAGTTCACGGAGGGTTTCACCCGACTCTGGCCGAGCGTGTTCACCGCCGCCGGGATCGTCGCCAGCATGCTGCTGCTGTCCCACGCCGCCAGAACCCTGCCCATCGGCACCGCGTACGGCGTCTGGGTCGGCACAGGGGCGGCCGGTGCCGCGATCGTGGGGATGGCCGTCCTCGGTGAACCGGCGACCGCCGCCCGGATCTTCTTCGTCGTCCTGCTCCTCGTCGCCGTGGTCGGCCTGAAGGCGACCTCGGGCCACTGA
- a CDS encoding ABC transporter ATP-binding protein, whose amino-acid sequence MSEEAIRTQEAVGTGGLIELEGVEKAFDVRRRSGLLRRERTRVCAVDGISFTVPRGEMVGYIGPNGAGKSTTIKMLTGILTPSGGRLRVAGIDPSRERTRLARRIGVVFGQRTTLWWDLPLIDSYRLVHRMYRIPDARYRRNLERCVELLDLGALLDVPVRQLSLGQRMRGDIAAALLHDPEVLYLDEPTIGLDVVSKAKVREFLRDLNAERATTVLLTTHDLTDIEQLCKRVMVIDHGRLVYDGSLAGLHEVAPGERTLVVDLERRLPPIEVAGARPVRVEGPRQWLAFPASASAAPIVAALAADYPLVDLSVREPDIESVIARMYAERSTAP is encoded by the coding sequence GTGTCCGAGGAAGCAATCCGCACCCAGGAAGCCGTCGGGACCGGCGGCCTGATCGAACTGGAAGGCGTGGAGAAGGCCTTCGACGTACGCCGTCGATCGGGCCTGCTGCGCCGGGAGAGGACACGGGTGTGCGCCGTCGACGGCATCAGCTTCACCGTGCCGCGCGGCGAGATGGTCGGCTACATCGGACCCAACGGCGCCGGGAAGTCCACCACCATCAAGATGCTGACGGGCATTCTGACCCCCAGCGGCGGACGGCTGCGCGTCGCCGGGATCGACCCGTCACGCGAACGCACCCGGCTCGCCCGGCGCATCGGCGTGGTCTTCGGGCAGCGCACGACACTCTGGTGGGACCTGCCGCTCATCGACTCGTACCGCCTGGTGCACCGCATGTACCGGATCCCGGACGCCCGCTACCGGCGGAACCTGGAGCGCTGCGTCGAACTACTCGACCTCGGCGCCCTGCTGGACGTACCCGTGCGGCAGCTCTCCCTCGGACAACGCATGCGCGGAGACATCGCCGCGGCCCTGCTGCACGACCCCGAGGTGCTCTACCTCGACGAACCCACCATCGGCCTCGACGTCGTCTCCAAGGCCAAGGTGCGCGAGTTCCTGCGCGACCTCAACGCCGAACGCGCCACGACCGTCCTCCTCACCACCCACGACCTCACCGACATCGAGCAACTGTGCAAGCGCGTCATGGTCATCGACCACGGCCGGCTCGTCTACGACGGCAGCCTCGCCGGACTCCACGAGGTCGCGCCGGGCGAACGCACCCTCGTCGTGGACCTCGAACGCCGGCTCCCGCCCATCGAGGTCGCGGGCGCACGGCCGGTACGGGTCGAGGGCCCGCGCCAGTGGCTCGCCTTCCCCGCCTCGGCGTCGGCGGCACCGATCGTCGCCGCCCTCGCCGCCGACTACCCGCTGGTGGACCTGTCGGTGCGGGAGCCCGACATCGAGTCGGTGATCGCGAGGATGTACGCGGAGCGTTCGACGGCGCCGTGA
- a CDS encoding PTS transporter subunit EIIC, producing MSTESAAVPRRTWRHRSFQGLQKMGRSLQLPIAVLPAAGILNRLGQPDVFGDQGLGWTNLAKVMDGAGGALLDSGLGLPMLFCVGVAIGMAKKADGSTALAAVAGFLVYYGVIREFPEECIDPATPVATGCRAVDGSVTAFTYQNPGVFGGIVMGLMTAYIWQRYHRTKLVDWLGFFNGRRLVPIIMSFVAIAFAALCLWVWPPVGGALEGFSNWLQDLGSWGAGIFGVANRALLVVGLHQFLNVPLWFQFGSYTKPDGTVVHGDINMFLNGDPNAGLFTTGFFPIMMFALPAAALAITHCAKPHRRAEVGGLMMSAALTSFVTGITEPLEYSFMFVAPVLYAIHAVLTGVSMAVTWALGVKDGFSFSAGFIDYVINWGLATKPWLIVPIGLGFAAVYYAIFRFAITRFDIRTPGREPDEIGDEMEREVTK from the coding sequence ATGAGCACCGAGAGCGCGGCCGTACCGCGGCGGACGTGGCGGCACAGGTCGTTCCAGGGGCTCCAGAAGATGGGGCGCAGCCTGCAGCTCCCCATCGCCGTGCTGCCCGCGGCCGGCATCCTCAACCGCCTCGGCCAGCCGGACGTCTTCGGCGATCAGGGTCTCGGCTGGACGAATCTCGCCAAGGTGATGGACGGGGCCGGCGGCGCACTGCTGGACTCGGGCCTGGGACTGCCGATGCTCTTCTGCGTGGGTGTCGCCATCGGCATGGCGAAGAAGGCGGACGGCTCGACGGCGCTGGCCGCGGTGGCGGGTTTCCTCGTGTACTACGGCGTGATCCGGGAGTTCCCCGAGGAGTGCATCGACCCCGCGACCCCGGTGGCCACCGGCTGCCGGGCCGTGGACGGTTCGGTCACGGCCTTCACGTACCAGAACCCGGGCGTCTTCGGCGGGATCGTGATGGGCCTGATGACCGCCTACATCTGGCAGCGCTACCACCGCACCAAGCTGGTGGACTGGCTCGGCTTCTTCAACGGGCGCCGGCTCGTGCCGATCATCATGTCGTTCGTCGCGATCGCGTTCGCGGCGCTGTGCCTGTGGGTCTGGCCGCCGGTCGGCGGAGCACTGGAGGGCTTCAGCAACTGGCTGCAGGACCTGGGCTCGTGGGGCGCCGGCATCTTCGGCGTGGCGAACCGCGCGCTGCTCGTGGTGGGGTTGCACCAGTTCCTGAACGTACCGCTGTGGTTCCAGTTCGGCTCGTACACCAAGCCCGACGGCACGGTGGTGCACGGCGACATCAATATGTTCCTGAACGGGGACCCGAACGCGGGCCTGTTCACCACGGGCTTCTTCCCGATCATGATGTTCGCCCTGCCGGCGGCGGCACTGGCGATCACGCACTGCGCGAAGCCGCACCGGCGGGCCGAGGTGGGCGGGCTGATGATGTCGGCGGCGCTGACGTCGTTCGTCACGGGCATCACGGAGCCGCTGGAGTACTCGTTCATGTTCGTCGCGCCGGTGCTGTACGCGATCCACGCGGTGCTCACGGGCGTCTCGATGGCCGTCACCTGGGCCCTGGGCGTCAAGGACGGCTTCTCCTTCTCGGCGGGCTTCATCGACTACGTGATCAACTGGGGCCTGGCGACGAAACCGTGGCTGATCGTCCCGATCGGCCTGGGCTTCGCGGCGGTGTACTACGC
- a CDS encoding ABC transporter permease: MRSGLRTYGLIAAMWMRSTMTYRASFAMTALANLAATSFDFVVILLMFAHVDTLAGYSLPEIALLYGSAGTAFGLADLAMGSMDRLGRRVRDGTLDTLLVRPAPVLAQVAADRFALRRLGRITQGLLVLGYALLALDIAWTPLKAAMVPMMLLSGAAIFAAVFVAGAAFQFVAQDAAEVQNSFTYGGNTLLQYPPTVFAKDLVRGVTFVVPLAFVNWLPALYVLGQPYPLDLPPWLALAPPLVAAACCALAAAAWRAGLRTYRSTGS, translated from the coding sequence CTGCGGTCCGGACTGCGCACCTACGGACTCATCGCGGCCATGTGGATGCGCTCCACCATGACCTACCGCGCGTCCTTCGCCATGACCGCGCTCGCCAACCTCGCCGCCACGTCCTTCGACTTCGTCGTCATCCTGCTGATGTTCGCGCACGTCGACACCCTCGCCGGGTACAGCCTGCCGGAGATCGCCCTCCTCTACGGATCGGCCGGAACCGCCTTCGGCCTCGCCGACCTCGCGATGGGCTCCATGGACCGGCTCGGACGACGCGTGCGCGACGGCACGCTCGACACCCTCCTCGTGCGGCCCGCCCCCGTACTCGCCCAGGTCGCCGCCGACCGCTTCGCCCTCCGCCGCCTCGGCCGCATCACCCAGGGTCTGCTGGTCCTCGGCTACGCACTCCTCGCCCTCGACATCGCCTGGACCCCGCTCAAGGCCGCCATGGTGCCGATGATGCTGCTCAGCGGGGCGGCGATCTTCGCCGCCGTGTTCGTCGCCGGCGCGGCCTTCCAGTTCGTCGCCCAGGACGCCGCCGAAGTGCAGAACTCCTTCACCTACGGCGGCAACACCCTGCTCCAGTACCCGCCCACCGTCTTCGCGAAGGACCTCGTGCGGGGCGTCACCTTCGTCGTACCCCTCGCCTTCGTCAACTGGCTGCCCGCGCTCTACGTCCTCGGGCAGCCCTATCCGCTCGACCTGCCCCCCTGGCTCGCCCTCGCACCACCGCTCGTCGCCGCCGCGTGCTGCGCGCTCGCCGCGGCCGCGTGGCGGGCGGGTCTCCGTACGTACCGCAGCACCGGGAGCTGA
- a CDS encoding glucose PTS transporter subunit EIIB, with translation MASKAEKIVAGLGGIDNIEEVEGCITRLRTEVVDPGKVDEAALKAAGAHGVVKMGTAIQVVIGTDADPIAADIEDMM, from the coding sequence ATGGCCAGCAAGGCTGAGAAGATCGTCGCCGGGCTCGGCGGTATCGACAACATCGAAGAGGTCGAGGGCTGCATCACCCGCCTCCGCACCGAGGTCGTGGACCCGGGCAAGGTCGACGAGGCCGCGCTGAAGGCCGCCGGCGCCCACGGCGTCGTCAAGATGGGTACCGCCATCCAGGTCGTCATCGGCACCGACGCCGACCCCATCGCCGCGGACATCGAAGACATGATGTGA
- a CDS encoding HNH endonuclease produces the protein MPVSPYTRERLSEAASTSRTLSEALGKLGAGAASRRYVHERMKRMGVDTSHFDREGARWTKDVLEPVVAASTSVTEVLCRLGLDVVGGHHTNISRRIRAYAIDTSHFVAPSRAVTGRGRAANGGLLVEQPRAESRRTPGRRLRRALVETGVPEQCALCGTGPEWRGRPLPLEVDHIDGNWRDNRPGNLRLLCPNCHSATDTYRGRAKARRRRPS, from the coding sequence ATGCCGGTGAGCCCGTACACACGCGAACGCCTTTCGGAGGCGGCGAGCACGTCGCGGACGTTGTCGGAGGCGCTGGGGAAGCTGGGGGCGGGGGCGGCTTCGCGGCGGTACGTCCACGAGCGGATGAAGCGGATGGGCGTGGACACCTCGCACTTCGATCGCGAGGGAGCACGGTGGACGAAGGACGTCCTCGAACCCGTGGTCGCGGCGTCGACCAGTGTGACCGAGGTCCTGTGCCGACTCGGCCTGGACGTGGTCGGCGGACACCACACGAACATCAGCAGGCGTATCCGCGCCTACGCCATCGACACCTCGCATTTCGTGGCGCCGTCGCGGGCGGTCACGGGCCGGGGCCGGGCGGCGAACGGTGGACTCCTCGTGGAACAACCCCGAGCGGAATCCCGGCGGACCCCCGGTCGCCGCCTGCGACGTGCCCTGGTCGAGACGGGCGTACCGGAGCAGTGCGCGCTGTGCGGGACCGGGCCCGAGTGGCGTGGCCGTCCGCTGCCGCTGGAGGTCGATCACATCGACGGCAACTGGCGCGACAACCGACCGGGGAACCTGCGCCTGCTCTGTCCCAACTGCCACTCGGCGACGGACACCTACCGGGGACGTGCCAAAGCCCGGCGCCGGAGGCCGTCGTGA
- a CDS encoding HNH endonuclease signature motif containing protein encodes MSGPPRRAYRKADDRPTATELAAAVSSSYSLAEVLRRLPRPDNTSQRTNLKRWIADDALSTAHFLGQAHMKGRPGTVPARRAADILVKRETGRRARTAHLRRALRETGLPEACADCGTGPEWLGRPMTLEVDHINGDRLDDRAGNLRLLCPNCHATTATWCRGGSRRGD; translated from the coding sequence ATGTCGGGTCCGCCGCGACGGGCCTACCGAAAGGCGGACGACCGGCCGACAGCCACAGAACTGGCCGCGGCCGTCAGCTCCTCGTACTCACTCGCCGAAGTGCTGCGGCGGCTGCCGCGGCCCGACAACACCAGTCAGCGCACGAACCTGAAGCGGTGGATCGCCGACGACGCTCTCAGTACCGCCCACTTCCTCGGCCAGGCGCACATGAAGGGCAGGCCCGGGACCGTCCCGGCACGGCGCGCCGCGGACATCCTGGTGAAGAGGGAAACGGGGCGGCGCGCCAGAACGGCGCACCTGCGGCGCGCGCTCCGGGAGACAGGCCTGCCCGAGGCATGCGCCGACTGCGGGACCGGGCCCGAATGGCTCGGGCGGCCCATGACCCTCGAAGTCGACCACATCAACGGCGACCGGCTGGACGACCGCGCCGGGAACCTGCGTCTGCTGTGCCCCAACTGCCACGCGACCACGGCCACATGGTGCCGGGGCGGCAGTCGGCGCGGCGACTGA
- the rph gene encoding ribonuclease PH: protein MSRIDGRTPEQLRPVTIERGWSKHAEGSVLIAFGDTKVFCTASVTEGVPRWRKGSGEGWVTAEYSMLPRSTNTRGDRESVRGKIGGRTHEISRLIGRSLRAVIDYKALGENTIVLDCDVLQADGGTRTTAITGAYVALADAVSWAQAHKLVKAGRKPLTGTVAAVSVGIVDGTPLLDLCYEEDVRAETDMNVVCTGDGRFVEVQGTAEAEPFDRKELNALLDLATGGCADLAALQTAALATTIGQ, encoded by the coding sequence ATGTCTCGTATCGACGGCCGCACCCCCGAACAGCTCCGCCCCGTCACCATCGAACGCGGATGGAGCAAGCACGCTGAGGGCTCCGTCCTCATCGCCTTCGGCGACACCAAGGTCTTCTGCACCGCCTCCGTCACCGAAGGCGTCCCCCGCTGGCGCAAGGGCAGCGGCGAAGGCTGGGTCACCGCCGAGTACTCCATGCTGCCGCGCTCCACCAACACCCGCGGCGACCGCGAGTCCGTCCGCGGCAAGATCGGCGGCCGCACCCACGAGATCTCCCGCCTCATCGGCCGTTCCCTGCGCGCCGTCATCGACTACAAGGCCCTCGGCGAGAACACCATCGTCCTCGACTGCGACGTCCTCCAGGCCGACGGCGGCACCCGCACCACCGCCATCACCGGCGCCTACGTGGCCCTCGCCGACGCCGTCTCCTGGGCCCAGGCGCACAAGCTCGTCAAAGCCGGGCGCAAGCCGCTCACCGGAACCGTCGCCGCCGTCTCCGTCGGCATCGTCGACGGCACGCCCCTGCTGGACCTCTGCTACGAGGAGGACGTCCGCGCCGAGACCGACATGAACGTCGTCTGCACCGGCGACGGCCGCTTCGTCGAGGTCCAGGGCACCGCCGAGGCCGAGCCGTTCGACCGCAAGGAGCTCAACGCGCTCCTCGACCTCGCCACCGGCGGCTGCGCCGACCTCGCCGCACTCCAGACCGCCGCCCTCGCCACCACGATCGGCCAGTGA
- the rdgB gene encoding RdgB/HAM1 family non-canonical purine NTP pyrophosphatase, with protein sequence MTRLILATRNPGKITELRAILADAGLGHQLVGADAYPDLPDVKETGVTFAENALLKAHALAQATGLPAVADDSGLCVDVLGGAPGIFSARWSGTHGDDTANLELLLAQLSDITEEHRAAHFACAAALALPDGTERVVEGRLRGTLRHAPAGTNGFGYDPVLQPDGETRTCAQLSPEEKNAISHRGKAFRALVPVVRELLG encoded by the coding sequence ATGACCCGCCTGATCCTCGCCACCCGCAACCCCGGAAAGATCACCGAGCTCCGCGCGATCCTCGCCGACGCCGGACTCGGCCACCAACTCGTCGGCGCCGACGCCTACCCCGACCTCCCCGACGTCAAGGAAACCGGCGTCACCTTCGCCGAGAACGCCCTGCTCAAGGCGCACGCCCTGGCCCAGGCCACCGGCCTCCCCGCCGTCGCCGACGACTCCGGCCTCTGCGTAGACGTCCTCGGCGGCGCCCCGGGCATCTTCTCCGCCCGCTGGTCCGGCACCCACGGCGACGACACGGCCAACCTCGAACTGCTGCTCGCGCAGCTCTCCGACATCACCGAGGAGCACCGCGCCGCCCACTTCGCCTGCGCGGCCGCCCTCGCCCTCCCCGACGGCACGGAACGCGTGGTCGAGGGCCGCCTGCGCGGTACCCTGCGCCACGCCCCGGCCGGCACGAACGGCTTCGGCTACGACCCGGTGCTCCAGCCGGACGGCGAGACGCGGACGTGCGCGCAGCTGAGCCCCGAGGAGAAGAACGCGATCAGCCACCGGGGGAAGGCGTTCCGGGCGCTGGTGCCGGTGGTGCGGGAGCTGCTGGGCTGA
- a CDS encoding DUF1707 SHOCT-like domain-containing protein — MTSDLPDMRASDAERERIAERLRDAVAEGRLDMDEFEERLDAAYKARTHGELEPLVRDLPAPGGAPAPLAAAPAPATGTVDYTRRTGHPPTSRGAFAFWSGFGRKGTWTVARRFTAVVLQGGGEIDLRDADFEDRDVVIRCFTVMGGIQVTVPPDMYVDVRGFGFMGGFGEAGSGGDPDDIAPGSPRVTVTGFALMGGVGVERKLRKADKQRLKEARRRERLDKREDGGARGELE, encoded by the coding sequence ATGACGAGCGACCTTCCGGACATGCGGGCCTCCGACGCCGAGCGGGAGCGGATCGCCGAACGGCTGCGGGACGCCGTCGCCGAGGGCCGCCTCGACATGGACGAATTCGAGGAACGGCTCGACGCCGCCTACAAGGCACGTACGCACGGGGAGCTGGAGCCCCTCGTACGGGACCTCCCGGCCCCGGGCGGAGCCCCGGCACCCCTCGCCGCCGCGCCGGCTCCCGCAACCGGCACCGTGGACTACACCCGGCGCACCGGCCACCCTCCCACCTCCAGGGGCGCGTTCGCGTTCTGGAGCGGCTTCGGCCGCAAGGGCACCTGGACCGTCGCCCGCAGGTTCACCGCCGTCGTCCTGCAGGGAGGCGGCGAGATCGACCTGCGGGACGCCGACTTCGAGGACCGGGACGTCGTCATCCGCTGTTTCACCGTCATGGGCGGCATCCAGGTGACCGTGCCGCCGGACATGTACGTCGACGTCAGGGGCTTCGGCTTCATGGGCGGCTTCGGCGAGGCCGGTTCCGGCGGCGACCCGGACGACATCGCCCCCGGCTCACCCCGTGTGACCGTCACCGGCTTCGCCCTCATGGGGGGCGTCGGCGTCGAACGCAAGCTCCGCAAGGCGGACAAGCAGCGCCTGAAGGAGGCCCGCCGTCGGGAACGCCTCGACAAGCGCGAGGACGGCGGGGCACGGGGCGAGCTGGAGTAG
- a CDS encoding GroES family chaperonin codes for MSDNTLDKHDKLPIKMLHDRVLVRSDAPEGERRSGGGILIPATAAVGRRLAWAEVVAVGQNVRTVEAGDRVLYDPEDRAEVEVRGVAYVLMRERDLHAVAADRFEGAEDSTGLYL; via the coding sequence GTGAGCGACAACACCCTCGACAAGCACGACAAGCTGCCCATCAAGATGCTGCACGACCGGGTGCTGGTCCGGTCGGACGCCCCCGAGGGCGAGCGGCGGTCCGGCGGCGGCATCCTGATCCCGGCGACCGCGGCGGTCGGCCGGCGTCTGGCCTGGGCGGAAGTGGTCGCCGTCGGGCAGAACGTCCGTACGGTCGAGGCCGGCGACCGCGTGCTGTACGACCCGGAGGACCGCGCGGAGGTCGAGGTGCGCGGCGTGGCGTACGTACTGATGCGCGAGCGCGATCTGCACGCCGTCGCCGCGGACCGCTTCGAGGGCGCCGAAGACTCGACCGGGCTGTACCTGTAG
- a CDS encoding ABC transporter permease — protein sequence MRLYAVVAAGGFRRYATYRVATAAGVFTNTVFGFIMAYTYIALWDERPRLGGYDLSQAVTFVWLGQALLTTCAMMGGGFEDELIERIRTGDIAIDLYRPADLQLWWLAGDLGRAAFHLLGRGVVPLLLGALAFDLALPASPLPWLAFLTAVLLGVVVSFALRYLAALSAFWLMDGAGVLQVTWLAGLFFSGMLLPLTLFPGALGELARLLPWSSLLQIPADVLLGKRTGWGLVHAYAFQLGWAAALLTAGRLLQSAATRRVVVQGG from the coding sequence GTGCGGCTCTACGCGGTCGTCGCGGCCGGTGGCTTCCGGCGCTATGCGACATACCGGGTGGCGACGGCGGCAGGCGTCTTCACCAACACCGTCTTCGGCTTCATCATGGCCTACACCTATATCGCCCTCTGGGACGAACGCCCACGGCTCGGCGGCTACGACCTCTCCCAGGCCGTCACCTTCGTGTGGCTGGGCCAGGCCCTCCTGACGACCTGCGCCATGATGGGCGGCGGCTTCGAGGACGAACTCATCGAACGCATCCGCACCGGCGACATCGCCATCGACCTCTACCGCCCCGCCGACCTCCAACTGTGGTGGCTCGCCGGAGACCTGGGCCGCGCGGCCTTCCACCTCCTCGGCCGCGGCGTCGTCCCCCTGCTGCTCGGCGCCCTCGCCTTCGACCTCGCCCTGCCCGCGTCCCCGCTGCCCTGGCTGGCCTTCCTCACCGCCGTGCTCCTCGGCGTCGTCGTCAGCTTCGCCCTCCGCTACCTCGCGGCCCTGTCGGCGTTCTGGCTGATGGACGGCGCCGGCGTCCTCCAGGTCACCTGGCTGGCCGGCCTGTTCTTCTCCGGCATGCTGCTGCCGCTCACCCTCTTCCCCGGCGCCCTCGGCGAACTCGCCCGGCTCCTGCCCTGGTCCTCGCTGCTCCAGATCCCCGCCGACGTCCTCCTCGGCAAACGCACGGGCTGGGGTCTCGTCCACGCCTACGCCTTCCAGCTGGGCTGGGCGGCCGCCCTCCTGACCGCCGGCCGGCTCCTCCAGTCGGCGGCCACGAGAAGGGTGGTCGTCCAGGGTGGCTGA